One region of Flavobacterium sp. GSB-24 genomic DNA includes:
- a CDS encoding peroxiredoxin: protein MSLVGKKFPSIAVDAISEMGDNLKINIFEEAVNNNKKVLLFWYPKDFTFVCPTELHAFQAALPEFEQRNTIVIGASCDTNEVHFAWLNTPKNNGGIEGVTYPILADTNRNLANILGILDIESTSYSEDTDSVIIEGSNVTYRATYLIDETGKIFHESVNDMPLGRNVNEYLRMVDAYTHIQTKGEVCPANWEAGKEAMSADRVSTAEYLSAN from the coding sequence ATGTCTTTAGTAGGAAAAAAATTCCCAAGTATTGCAGTAGATGCTATCTCAGAAATGGGTGACAATTTAAAAATCAACATTTTTGAAGAAGCAGTAAACAACAACAAAAAAGTATTATTGTTTTGGTACCCAAAAGATTTTACTTTTGTATGTCCAACTGAATTACACGCCTTTCAAGCTGCATTACCAGAATTTGAGCAAAGAAATACTATCGTAATTGGTGCTTCTTGTGACACAAATGAAGTTCACTTTGCTTGGTTAAATACTCCAAAAAACAATGGTGGAATCGAAGGTGTTACTTACCCAATTTTAGCTGATACAAACCGTAACTTAGCTAACATTTTAGGTATTCTTGATATCGAATCTACAAGCTACAGCGAAGATACTGATTCAGTTATCATCGAAGGTTCAAACGTAACTTACAGAGCTACTTACCTTATTGACGAAACTGGAAAAATCTTCCACGAAAGTGTAAACGATATGCCATTAGGACGTAACGTAAACGAATACTTAAGAATGGTTGATGCTTACACTCACATCCAAACTAAAGGTGAAGTTTGTCCTGCAAACTGGGAAGCTGGTAAAGAAGCTATGTCTGCAGACAGAGTTAGTACTGCTGAATACTTAAGCGCTAATTAA
- a CDS encoding glycoside hydrolase family 3 N-terminal domain-containing protein: MKMTAQALRQKVGQFFFPAVFINDTEENIQETERLIKEHNIGGLTFFHSRASAATNYESKKKVVFNDDSYKKIKALIVRYQKAASTPLLISIDAEWGLAMRIEKTPQYPYAITLGALPESKSNLVYEVGKQIGLDLKAAGIQYNLSPLADINDNPNNPVIGYRSFGENKEKVANFAVEYLKGMSEVGVLGCLKHFPGHGNTNVDSHLGLPVLKETLEELLENELYPFIKGIENNVDSIMIGHLAVPSLNDGKDTSATLSKAVIQDLLRDKLGYDGLVISDALNMHSVSKLYETKGHLEWEAFNAGNDVLCFAENVPEGIEEILKNASPERIEESFNRIMKAKEKAGILSENTFTADELNFESASKLNLEIAANSITKIIDNSNTELAFDAQKNNQLAKLSLYKNTENTFFKTLNSKLPSPEFAFENLEASDISSIKKELENFETIIISLFVPKAKPMNNFEIDDEVLALLSDLLQTKKSIVYVFGNPYVLPIIPNLKKASGLIQAYQDFNEFQKTAGNQFLENIPCNGTLPVNIDIQ; encoded by the coding sequence ATGAAAATGACAGCTCAAGCATTACGACAAAAAGTGGGACAATTCTTTTTTCCTGCTGTTTTTATCAACGACACAGAAGAAAACATTCAGGAAACCGAACGCCTTATTAAAGAACACAATATTGGCGGATTAACCTTTTTTCACAGTCGTGCGAGCGCTGCAACCAATTATGAAAGCAAAAAGAAAGTTGTATTTAACGATGACAGCTACAAAAAAATTAAAGCCTTAATTGTTCGTTATCAAAAAGCTGCTTCTACCCCACTTTTAATCAGTATAGATGCGGAATGGGGATTGGCAATGCGAATTGAAAAAACACCTCAATATCCGTATGCCATTACGCTTGGTGCATTGCCTGAAAGTAAATCAAATTTAGTTTACGAAGTTGGAAAACAAATTGGTTTAGATTTAAAAGCTGCTGGAATTCAGTATAATTTATCGCCTTTGGCAGACATCAATGATAATCCAAATAATCCTGTTATTGGTTATCGTTCTTTTGGTGAAAACAAAGAAAAAGTAGCCAATTTTGCAGTTGAATATTTAAAGGGGATGTCTGAAGTTGGTGTTCTGGGCTGTTTGAAGCATTTTCCTGGACACGGAAACACCAATGTGGATTCGCATTTAGGACTTCCAGTTTTAAAAGAAACTTTAGAAGAATTATTAGAAAACGAATTGTATCCATTCATTAAGGGAATTGAAAATAATGTTGATTCGATTATGATTGGTCATTTGGCGGTTCCGAGTTTAAATGATGGAAAAGACACATCTGCAACATTATCAAAAGCTGTTATTCAAGATCTTTTGCGTGATAAATTAGGCTATGACGGTTTGGTAATTTCTGATGCTTTAAATATGCACAGCGTTTCAAAATTATATGAAACAAAAGGACATTTAGAATGGGAAGCTTTTAACGCTGGAAATGATGTTTTATGCTTCGCCGAAAATGTTCCAGAAGGAATTGAAGAAATCTTAAAAAATGCTTCGCCAGAAAGAATCGAAGAAAGCTTCAACCGAATCATGAAAGCAAAAGAAAAAGCTGGAATTCTTTCTGAAAATACTTTTACTGCTGATGAGTTAAATTTCGAAAGTGCATCAAAATTAAATCTTGAAATTGCAGCAAACTCAATTACAAAAATTATAGATAATTCAAATACAGAATTAGCATTTGACGCACAGAAAAATAATCAATTAGCAAAACTAAGTTTATATAAAAATACTGAAAATACTTTTTTCAAAACATTAAATTCAAAGCTGCCTTCACCAGAATTTGCTTTTGAAAATTTAGAAGCTTCTGATATTTCATCAATCAAAAAAGAACTTGAAAATTTCGAAACGATTATTATTTCATTATTTGTTCCAAAGGCAAAACCTATGAACAATTTTGAAATTGACGATGAAGTTTTAGCGCTGCTTTCAGATTTGCTTCAAACCAAAAAAAGTATCGTTTATGTTTTCGGAAATCCCTACGTTTTGCCCATAATTCCGAATCTAAAAAAGGCTTCAGGGCTGATTCAGGCGTATCAGGATTTTAACGAATTTCAAAAAACAGCAGGAAATCAATTTTTAGAAAATATTCCTTGCAATGGGACTCTTCCTGTAAATATTGATATCCAATAA
- a CDS encoding GNAT family N-acetyltransferase, producing MITLKRTNSDDIDFINLVVLLDQDLAIRDGEDHAFYNQFNKTDKIKHTIVYYENGIPVGCGAFREKEPGTTEIKRMYVRPDHRKKGIASAVLAALEIWAKEVGYTYTILETGKNQPEAINLYQKLNYSIIPNYPPYEKMDNSVCMKKTL from the coding sequence ATGATTACCTTAAAACGAACAAACTCAGACGATATTGATTTTATAAATCTGGTTGTTTTATTAGATCAGGATTTAGCGATTAGAGACGGAGAAGATCATGCGTTTTACAATCAGTTTAATAAAACCGATAAAATAAAACATACGATTGTTTATTACGAAAACGGAATTCCTGTTGGCTGTGGCGCTTTTCGAGAAAAAGAACCAGGAACAACAGAAATCAAAAGAATGTACGTTCGTCCTGATCACAGAAAAAAAGGAATTGCATCTGCTGTTTTAGCAGCATTAGAAATCTGGGCAAAAGAAGTTGGTTACACTTACACCATTCTCGAAACTGGCAAAAATCAGCCGGAAGCTATTAACTTATATCAAAAATTAAATTACAGCATAATTCCAAATTATCCTCCTTATGAAAAGATGGATAACAGCGTCTGTATGAAAAAGACTTTATAA
- a CDS encoding MFS transporter, translated as MKIDNKPWFWIPLLNFASGLPYAIIISVSVIMYKNLGISNEDIGVYTSLLYLPWVIKPLWSPLIELVGTKRKWFLAMQLLISIAFLLVGFIIPLNGFFIMSLSIFWVAAFASASNDIASDGFYLLVLPEDKQSFFIGIRSTFYRLSMLAGNGLVVLFAGYLEHKYGDNTKAWSYTMIAVGLLMTFITVYNFIFTPKNEINTTQNKETHNHQNFATVFTSFFKKKQIGLILAFILVFRLGESQLLKMLSPFLLDGKELGGMGLDTEAVGIIYGTFGVGALTLGGILGGIAISKQGLTKWMLPMFLAMHLPIIGFILLAFFHPSSIYYIYAVVIVEQFGYGFGFTAFMMFLINVAEGESKTAHYAIATGFMALGMMLPGMLSGFIQQYLGYQNFFIWVFIATIPGLILSRFLIFPKDFGKKTEEV; from the coding sequence ATGAAAATAGATAATAAACCGTGGTTTTGGATTCCGCTTCTTAATTTTGCTTCTGGATTACCGTACGCCATAATTATTTCGGTTTCGGTAATTATGTACAAAAATCTGGGAATTTCAAATGAAGACATTGGAGTTTACACCAGTTTATTATATCTTCCTTGGGTAATAAAACCACTTTGGAGTCCGCTAATTGAATTAGTTGGAACCAAAAGAAAATGGTTTTTAGCAATGCAGTTATTAATTTCAATCGCATTTTTATTAGTCGGATTTATAATTCCGCTCAACGGCTTTTTCATAATGTCATTGTCTATATTTTGGGTAGCTGCTTTTGCTTCTGCCTCAAACGATATTGCGAGCGACGGCTTTTATCTATTAGTTTTACCAGAAGACAAACAATCGTTTTTTATCGGAATCAGAAGTACTTTTTACAGACTTTCTATGCTCGCAGGAAATGGTTTGGTTGTATTATTTGCTGGATATTTGGAGCACAAATACGGTGACAATACAAAAGCTTGGTCCTATACTATGATTGCAGTTGGTTTACTAATGACTTTTATCACAGTTTATAATTTCATCTTTACTCCAAAAAACGAAATTAATACAACTCAAAATAAGGAAACTCATAACCATCAAAACTTTGCAACTGTATTTACCAGCTTCTTCAAGAAAAAACAAATCGGATTGATCTTGGCTTTTATTTTGGTTTTCAGATTGGGAGAATCACAATTGCTTAAAATGCTAAGCCCATTTTTATTGGATGGTAAAGAATTAGGCGGAATGGGATTGGATACTGAAGCTGTTGGAATAATTTACGGAACATTTGGCGTTGGCGCTTTAACCCTAGGAGGAATTCTGGGAGGAATCGCAATCTCAAAACAAGGTCTTACGAAATGGATGCTTCCCATGTTTTTAGCAATGCATTTACCAATAATTGGATTTATTTTATTAGCATTTTTTCACCCATCATCTATTTACTATATTTATGCCGTTGTTATTGTAGAGCAATTTGGTTACGGTTTCGGATTTACAGCTTTCATGATGTTTTTGATTAATGTTGCCGAAGGAGAATCAAAAACCGCACACTATGCAATTGCAACTGGTTTTATGGCATTAGGAATGATGCTTCCAGGAATGTTAAGCGGTTTTATACAACAATATTTAGGCTATCAAAACTTCTTTATTTGGGTTTTCATTGCCACAATTCCAGGTCTTATTTTATCACGTTTTTTAATTTTCCCGAAAGATTTTGGGAAGAAAACAGAAGAAGTTTAA
- a CDS encoding family 10 glycosylhydrolase: MHKNQYLIFSILSIFFFSTISQAQENTMHPKNEFRGVWIATVVNIDWPKASIDNVEKEKADYLEILEAYKKLNYNAVIVQVRSVGDAIYPSELAPWSRFLTGKEGLAPNPYYDALAWMIEQAHARGFEFHAWLNPYRATFDLNKNLLSPGHDVFKHPEWMIEYGGKYYYDPALPEVQDHLTKVVKEVVDKYDIDAIHFDDYFYPYAVPGKVFNDTASYKKYGAGLSLADWRRANVSNFVHTISTTIKASKPWVQFGISPFGVWRNKSQDPRGSETQSTSNYDDLYADPLLWMDQKWIDYILPQLYWSMNNPRASYSKLVKWWAENSNNTAVYIGHASYKIRADGDKNWNFMNEIPTQIDFARSFKNVSGSAYFSSKWFINKNFDVVRHLEENQYKYPALPAAVPNLRHVIIDTPRAIEYNKDSIRYTFTFKSPLNTKVRYMVVYGGEHVSKIDINDATKIVEKVTVKEVDGTITFSIAAGKLNLFKACAVTFIDYYANESTPTAIDLKKPFKNYIPAQPNENR; the protein is encoded by the coding sequence ATGCATAAAAATCAGTATTTAATATTCTCTATCCTATCTATATTTTTCTTTTCGACGATTTCTCAAGCGCAGGAAAACACAATGCACCCAAAAAATGAATTTAGAGGTGTATGGATCGCAACCGTTGTAAATATCGATTGGCCAAAGGCAAGTATAGATAACGTCGAAAAAGAAAAAGCTGATTATCTTGAAATTTTAGAGGCTTACAAAAAACTGAATTACAATGCTGTAATTGTTCAGGTTAGAAGTGTTGGTGATGCTATTTATCCTTCAGAACTGGCGCCGTGGTCTCGTTTTTTAACAGGAAAAGAAGGTCTTGCTCCAAACCCTTATTATGATGCATTAGCATGGATGATCGAGCAGGCGCACGCAAGAGGATTTGAATTTCACGCTTGGTTAAATCCATACCGCGCCACTTTCGATTTAAACAAAAATCTTTTAAGTCCAGGACATGATGTTTTTAAACACCCAGAATGGATGATCGAATATGGCGGGAAATATTACTATGATCCTGCTTTGCCTGAAGTTCAAGATCATTTGACTAAAGTGGTAAAAGAAGTTGTTGATAAATATGATATTGACGCGATTCATTTTGATGATTATTTTTATCCGTATGCCGTTCCTGGAAAAGTTTTTAACGACACCGCTTCTTATAAAAAATACGGCGCAGGTTTAAGCCTTGCCGATTGGCGCCGTGCAAATGTGAGCAACTTTGTACATACCATTTCAACTACTATAAAAGCCAGCAAACCTTGGGTTCAGTTCGGAATTAGTCCGTTTGGGGTTTGGCGAAATAAATCGCAGGATCCTAGAGGCTCTGAGACACAATCAACATCAAATTACGACGATTTATACGCTGATCCGCTTTTGTGGATGGATCAAAAATGGATCGACTACATCCTGCCTCAATTGTATTGGAGTATGAATAATCCGAGAGCATCTTATTCAAAATTAGTAAAATGGTGGGCAGAAAATTCTAATAACACTGCCGTATACATCGGACATGCGTCATACAAAATTAGAGCTGACGGAGACAAAAACTGGAATTTTATGAACGAAATTCCAACGCAGATTGACTTTGCGAGAAGTTTTAAAAATGTTTCGGGAAGTGCCTATTTTAGTTCAAAATGGTTCATCAATAAGAATTTTGATGTTGTTCGTCATTTAGAAGAAAATCAATATAAATATCCAGCGCTTCCTGCTGCTGTTCCTAATTTACGACATGTAATTATTGACACACCAAGAGCAATTGAATACAATAAAGACAGTATTCGTTATACTTTTACCTTCAAAAGTCCGCTGAATACCAAAGTCCGTTACATGGTAGTTTATGGAGGCGAACATGTTTCGAAAATCGATATTAATGACGCCACAAAAATTGTCGAAAAAGTAACTGTAAAAGAAGTTGATGGAACAATTACTTTCTCAATTGCTGCCGGAAAACTAAATCTTTTCAAAGCATGTGCAGTCACTTTTATTGATTATTACGCTAACGAAAGTACACCAACAGCAATAGATCTAAAAAAACCATTTAAAAACTATATACCAGCTCAGCCAAATGAAAATAGATAA
- a CDS encoding DUF5009 domain-containing protein: MKDRIISVDVLRGLTVLLMTLVNNPGSWSYVYPILDHAKWNGCTLADLVFPFFIFIVGIAVPLAMPVKKDNAENITKVITRSLRIFCLGLFLSYFYSIHFMGLQPGITLLCIRLFFTFLVGYALIGDFNPKTKNILAVIIFVILIGLAYSGQENFAKIRLLGVLQRIGIVYFFVSLIYLKTNIKTQIILSASILLGYWALMTLLPVPGVGHPNLEVGTNLASWLDSVLLENHMYIETKTWDPEGLLSTLPVIGNGLIGLLIGQLLMQPMPKIKINKIMAGISLALILLGLLWSLAFPINKSIWTSSYVLFTAGLALLLLSLIYYIIDVRGYKKWTTFLLTWGVNPMIVFFVSGILPRALTMIKIQDPENISEQINVRDYAYNFWISPLFENQMLSSLTYSIIYILLWSCVLWYFYKKKIIFKV; the protein is encoded by the coding sequence ATGAAAGACCGCATAATTTCAGTTGATGTTTTAAGAGGACTGACTGTTTTATTAATGACTTTAGTGAACAATCCCGGAAGCTGGAGTTACGTTTACCCGATTTTAGACCACGCAAAATGGAATGGCTGTACCCTTGCAGATTTAGTGTTTCCGTTTTTCATTTTTATTGTGGGGATCGCAGTTCCTTTGGCTATGCCAGTTAAAAAAGACAATGCTGAAAATATCACTAAAGTAATCACGCGATCTTTACGCATTTTTTGTTTAGGACTATTTTTAAGCTATTTCTATTCGATTCATTTCATGGGATTACAGCCTGGAATTACACTTTTATGCATTCGTTTATTTTTCACTTTTTTAGTTGGTTATGCATTAATTGGCGATTTCAATCCTAAAACAAAAAATATTCTTGCAGTTATCATTTTTGTGATTTTGATAGGTCTGGCTTACAGCGGACAAGAAAATTTTGCCAAAATTAGATTACTCGGTGTTTTACAGCGAATTGGAATTGTATACTTTTTTGTTTCTCTTATCTATTTAAAAACAAATATCAAAACTCAAATTATTTTGAGTGCTTCAATTTTATTAGGATATTGGGCTTTAATGACACTGCTTCCAGTTCCGGGTGTTGGACATCCGAATTTAGAAGTTGGAACAAATTTAGCTTCTTGGTTAGACAGCGTTTTACTCGAAAACCATATGTATATCGAAACCAAGACTTGGGATCCAGAAGGTTTATTAAGCACTTTGCCAGTAATTGGAAACGGTTTAATTGGTTTATTAATCGGCCAGCTTTTAATGCAGCCTATGCCGAAAATAAAAATCAACAAAATTATGGCTGGAATTAGCTTGGCATTAATTCTTCTCGGCTTGCTTTGGTCATTGGCTTTTCCTATAAACAAATCTATCTGGACAAGTTCTTATGTTTTATTCACTGCAGGTTTGGCCTTATTATTGCTTTCACTAATTTATTACATAATAGATGTTCGCGGTTATAAAAAATGGACGACTTTTTTACTGACTTGGGGCGTTAATCCGATGATTGTGTTTTTTGTTTCTGGAATTTTACCGCGTGCCTTAACGATGATTAAAATTCAAGACCCAGAAAATATTTCCGAACAAATAAACGTTAGAGATTATGCTTATAATTTTTGGATTAGTCCGCTGTTTGAGAATCAAATGCTTTCGTCCTTAACGTATTCTATAATTTACATCTTATTATGGAGTTGCGTATTGTGGTATTTTTATAAAAAGAAGATTATTTTTAAAGTCTAA
- a CDS encoding anhydro-N-acetylmuramic acid kinase, with protein MNKNIKALYQIAQKETRRIIGLMSGTSLDGLDIALCEISGSGVDTEVKLIEFETVDYSDEIKTEIRKVFAQKNIDFQHLVLLNEWIGILHAEMINTSLKKWNIAAAEVDLIASHGQTVLHAPKFLHQQEKFPNATLQIGDGDHIAVKTGIITLSDFRQKHVAAGGEGAPLAVYGDYFLFGKEGENRIMLNIGGIANFTYLPAAIITEDTFVTDTGPGNTLIDLFVKRHFPEKSYDKDAETAKKGIVNQSLLEHLKDNDFFQKDFPKTIGQELFGYEYVNKSLEKSGNEAISIEDLLATLTRFSAETIAEAIQFAVKNSSYKIEDFKIYMSGGGANNPLLVQWLKELLPCSFFKSNDLGINSDAKEAILFAILANETVAGGDFKFNSVKIPSVTMGKISMPD; from the coding sequence ATGAACAAAAATATTAAAGCACTTTATCAAATTGCCCAAAAAGAAACGAGACGAATTATTGGGCTGATGTCGGGAACTTCTCTCGATGGACTTGATATTGCCTTGTGTGAAATTTCGGGATCTGGTGTTGATACAGAAGTTAAACTTATTGAATTTGAAACGGTTGATTACTCAGATGAAATCAAAACAGAAATTCGTAAAGTTTTTGCTCAAAAAAATATTGATTTTCAGCATTTGGTTTTACTCAACGAATGGATCGGAATTCTTCATGCAGAGATGATTAATACCAGTTTAAAGAAATGGAATATTGCTGCTGCAGAAGTTGATTTAATTGCTTCGCACGGACAAACCGTTTTGCATGCGCCTAAATTTTTACATCAGCAGGAAAAGTTTCCAAATGCTACTTTACAAATTGGCGACGGCGATCATATTGCTGTAAAAACAGGAATTATTACGTTATCTGATTTTAGGCAGAAACACGTTGCCGCAGGAGGCGAAGGCGCGCCTTTGGCCGTTTATGGCGATTATTTTTTATTCGGAAAAGAAGGCGAAAACAGAATTATGCTCAATATCGGCGGTATTGCCAATTTCACTTATTTACCAGCTGCCATAATTACAGAAGACACTTTTGTAACAGATACAGGACCAGGAAATACTTTAATTGATCTTTTTGTAAAGCGTCATTTTCCAGAAAAAAGTTATGATAAAGATGCGGAGACAGCCAAAAAAGGAATTGTAAACCAATCGCTTTTGGAGCATTTAAAAGACAATGATTTCTTCCAAAAAGATTTTCCAAAAACAATTGGCCAGGAACTTTTTGGGTACGAATATGTCAATAAAAGTCTGGAAAAGAGCGGCAATGAAGCTATTTCTATTGAAGATTTATTAGCAACCTTAACGAGATTTAGCGCCGAAACTATTGCCGAAGCGATTCAATTTGCTGTCAAAAATAGCTCTTATAAAATTGAGGATTTTAAAATTTATATGTCAGGCGGAGGTGCAAATAATCCTTTATTAGTGCAGTGGTTAAAAGAATTATTGCCGTGTTCTTTCTTCAAAAGCAATGATTTAGGAATTAACAGCGATGCAAAAGAAGCAATTTTGTTTGCCATTTTAGCCAACGAAACGGTTGCTGGAGGAGATTTCAAATTTAATTCTGTAAAAATTCCATCAGTAACTATGGGAAAAATATCAATGCCCGATTAA